One Polyangiaceae bacterium genomic window carries:
- a CDS encoding protein kinase produces MKPSAKSFVQVGDVLLGKYRVERVLGEGGMGIVVAARHVHLNELFAIKMMLPAATTQHDAVERFLREARASARLRGEHVARVHDVGSLESGTPYMLMEYLDGIDLKACVKKQGAFAIEEAALYVYQACEAVAEAHANGIVHRDLKPANLFLTRRPNGSPCIKVLDFGISKELDSAGNSGFDLTKTGTFIGSPSYMSPEQMANIKATDMRSDIWSLGVILYELVTATLPFTATVMTELVAKVLTSAPQPPSRYRPDLPPAFEAVVMRCLEKQPAQRFSTVVELMQALQPFTMGQLVQTLPGGMRAPVASTPAPRAQFPSFVAVAPPAGPALAGHGATPSVPPPGVVAQASADMDARRSLAAIGQGAFGEGQVPADRGQISASVQGQTHGAWGNTSKVESQKKTVVIVAAAVLGVGALIGMGISLSSGPTSATSETPMAAPSAGASQPDENARVSVAAVQPVPVAPSASASADVTAPASTDDAGDTTAKASPPKKTDTSSGNTVRTKPTGPSKKKIDIPGFND; encoded by the coding sequence ATGAAGCCTTCTGCGAAGTCATTCGTGCAAGTGGGCGATGTCCTGCTCGGCAAGTATCGTGTGGAACGAGTGCTTGGCGAAGGAGGGATGGGTATCGTCGTGGCTGCACGTCACGTGCACTTGAACGAGCTATTCGCGATCAAGATGATGCTGCCCGCAGCGACGACGCAACACGACGCCGTCGAACGTTTCTTGCGTGAAGCGCGAGCGTCAGCGCGGCTGAGGGGCGAACACGTTGCTCGTGTGCACGACGTCGGAAGCCTCGAATCGGGCACGCCGTACATGCTGATGGAATACCTGGATGGCATCGACCTCAAGGCGTGCGTGAAAAAGCAAGGTGCGTTTGCGATCGAGGAAGCTGCTCTCTACGTGTACCAAGCTTGTGAAGCCGTTGCCGAGGCGCACGCGAACGGGATCGTGCACCGGGATCTCAAGCCGGCCAACTTGTTCCTCACGCGGCGACCAAATGGTTCGCCGTGTATCAAGGTGCTCGACTTCGGCATTTCGAAGGAGCTGGATTCCGCGGGGAATTCCGGATTCGATTTGACCAAGACCGGCACGTTCATAGGGTCGCCTTCGTACATGTCGCCCGAGCAGATGGCGAACATCAAGGCGACGGACATGCGCAGTGACATTTGGTCTTTGGGTGTGATTTTGTATGAATTGGTCACGGCGACGCTTCCATTCACGGCGACGGTGATGACGGAGCTCGTGGCGAAGGTGCTCACGAGCGCTCCGCAGCCGCCGAGTCGGTATCGCCCTGATTTGCCGCCGGCGTTCGAAGCCGTGGTGATGCGCTGTCTGGAGAAGCAACCGGCGCAGCGTTTTTCCACGGTCGTCGAATTGATGCAGGCCTTGCAGCCTTTCACGATGGGTCAACTGGTGCAGACGTTGCCCGGAGGTATGCGGGCGCCCGTGGCCTCAACCCCCGCACCGCGTGCGCAGTTCCCATCGTTCGTCGCAGTTGCGCCCCCTGCTGGGCCTGCCCTTGCTGGTCATGGCGCGACGCCGAGCGTACCGCCGCCGGGGGTGGTTGCTCAGGCGAGTGCCGACATGGATGCGCGACGATCGCTCGCTGCAATTGGGCAAGGTGCTTTCGGTGAGGGGCAAGTGCCGGCGGATCGGGGCCAGATTTCTGCGTCGGTGCAAGGGCAAACCCATGGAGCCTGGGGCAATACGAGCAAGGTCGAAAGCCAAAAGAAAACCGTGGTGATTGTGGCAGCCGCGGTGCTTGGTGTCGGGGCATTGATTGGGATGGGTATTTCGTTGTCGAGTGGTCCGACGTCGGCGACATCGGAGACGCCCATGGCCGCGCCGTCTGCTGGGGCATCGCAGCCGGACGAGAATGCGCGCGTGTCCGTGGCGGCGGTGCAGCCCGTGCCGGTCGCGCCGTCGGCGTCGGCGTCTGCGGACGTTACGGCGCCTGCGTCGACGGATGACGCGGGCGACACGACGGCGAAAGCATCGCCCCCAAAAAAGACGGATACGTCGAGCGGCAATACGGTGCGCACCAAGCCGACGGGTCCTTCGAAGAAGAAAATAGACATTCCTGGC
- a CDS encoding VCBS repeat-containing protein: MKPKHSAPLTLLCFGVLIAASCSDTAPPTPVKPGPDDDVVPAGTVISAGDSDEALDAIKANWQPSLDPDYNNLIPRPGVEAATKEQADDVTVTATELIFPKTHTEVLAWKPGRIVVGEPGEGIGKNPMGFARRVVSVAEQGQNIVVATEIPVLQEIFEGDVQMTFDPDKAKEVDLTKLDLDWAAENLYSNVDFSTEMETLPDDFPLEAGDVGEDGMSLPPAMPGDPGFGWLAKAVKKGAGAVGGAIGGAAKAVAKASTNVWETVTAKSFSGSIPLSKDIGKNITFDFLKLDYKQTFNPTGKLPIELTLAGNATIDAGINFNPNVQVGFTVPGLGSIGGEKPFAIWVNADSYLRAHDRVVANFEAGLASAGGKSGVDLENMFKNAPTTRAEVLTHTKEFFIGHPDLKPGTAFTKTLFISKPLTQTVFAGPVPVIFTETFQLDLECGFEARASIKAVAELEQALTFKFSARYENGKLSATTPQLGSARKVNVQVLAGGSLIATCGLIPRINAFIYDTIGLNAGIRASIIGRASYKTTCDGVATSTMPKGEVKLGLFAGVGLKVGARGQVPGSSYLGSSGTPLGATWYPPELYSKEWPLLEKKWDVLGLGYCTPTCTNLAVDGLETDADCGGGQCSGCAEEKECKKNSDCAVGYCAAGKCSNTDHCQNGVVDGDESATDCGGVLCGKCTLGRACLQPSDCKSGYCRVSPGSGSSLGFCVADACQDNTKNNGECGADCGGSCNACGLGAYCDIDAECASGASNGYRCVDESCRDLKLTPGESDIDCGAACFIGCATGQKCFQDADCAEGSCAVGICRKGWFSSCDDHKAADPGAVDGEYTIYAGGDAQKPWKAYCADMAGMPKTYLTLVNTTNANFSQYTAGGASPGTNVRTSFTKVRIDPVTLQVDAHDLTFATSTGNVTLSNNPVTSMPYATAMDCIAEGSKAGVANVNLTGLPFVVAPDQFKTGGYIPAGSITYGGGGRTVDLTGGGHCGWTSTVGSNAPNSVPPLQLVYAPFIPPTSFQNVAVWTPSMTNADGWYDNERRYRSIQYADLNGDGRDDVCGDSEDGIRCAVSDGNGSFGDFVHWTSGFQLGWTPAQYSSTVRLADINGDGRADICGRAGNGIICGLSGGTSFGAVTEWTSAFADDGVWQTDPRYYGTIQFPDINGDGKADVCGRSANGILCALSTGTTFEPASFWNTRFSDSEEWSTEVRWSTIRFPDVNGDGKADVCGRDANGLVCALSDGTTFGGLSGLSAWTSEYSSAGGWDDPDHYKTIQYVDINGDGKADVCGRGTDQIICAVSTGTEFGPSAGWTNGYHDGAGWNSDPAYWATIRFADVNGDGKADVCGRGVNGIRCAVSNGSAFTGLVNWDMVYSDASNWHTHASHWSTIRFPDLNGDGAADVCGRHQSGLMCGLALP, encoded by the coding sequence ATGAAACCCAAACACTCAGCCCCGCTTACCCTTCTGTGCTTCGGCGTCCTCATCGCCGCGAGCTGTAGCGATACCGCCCCGCCGACGCCGGTCAAACCCGGGCCGGATGACGATGTGGTGCCGGCAGGAACCGTCATCTCCGCAGGCGACTCCGACGAGGCGCTCGATGCGATCAAAGCCAATTGGCAACCGTCGCTCGATCCCGATTACAACAATTTGATCCCGCGCCCAGGCGTCGAAGCCGCGACGAAAGAACAAGCGGACGACGTGACCGTAACGGCCACGGAGCTCATTTTCCCCAAAACTCATACGGAAGTGCTGGCGTGGAAGCCAGGGCGTATCGTGGTCGGAGAGCCGGGCGAAGGAATTGGGAAAAACCCCATGGGATTCGCTCGGCGCGTGGTGAGCGTCGCGGAACAGGGCCAAAATATCGTCGTTGCGACCGAAATCCCCGTACTGCAAGAAATCTTCGAGGGCGACGTGCAAATGACGTTCGACCCCGATAAAGCCAAAGAGGTCGACCTGACGAAGCTCGACCTGGATTGGGCCGCCGAAAACCTCTATTCCAACGTGGACTTCTCGACCGAAATGGAGACGCTCCCCGATGACTTCCCATTGGAAGCAGGGGACGTCGGCGAGGACGGGATGTCGCTACCTCCAGCAATGCCCGGCGACCCCGGATTCGGGTGGCTCGCGAAAGCCGTGAAAAAGGGCGCAGGCGCCGTGGGGGGCGCCATTGGCGGAGCGGCGAAGGCGGTCGCGAAAGCGTCGACGAACGTGTGGGAAACCGTGACCGCGAAGAGCTTCAGCGGGAGCATTCCGCTGAGCAAGGACATCGGAAAGAACATTACGTTCGACTTTTTGAAGCTCGATTACAAGCAGACGTTCAACCCGACGGGGAAACTGCCCATCGAATTGACGCTGGCGGGCAATGCGACGATCGACGCGGGGATCAACTTCAATCCGAACGTGCAGGTGGGATTCACGGTTCCGGGGCTGGGGTCGATTGGAGGGGAAAAACCATTTGCGATTTGGGTCAATGCGGACAGCTATCTGCGGGCTCACGACCGAGTCGTGGCGAACTTCGAGGCGGGTCTGGCTTCGGCGGGAGGGAAGTCGGGCGTGGACTTGGAGAACATGTTCAAGAATGCGCCGACGACGCGGGCGGAGGTCCTGACGCACACGAAAGAATTCTTCATAGGGCATCCGGATTTGAAGCCGGGAACGGCGTTCACCAAGACGCTCTTCATTTCCAAGCCATTGACGCAGACGGTCTTTGCGGGACCTGTGCCGGTGATTTTCACCGAAACGTTTCAGCTCGATCTGGAATGCGGTTTCGAAGCGCGGGCGAGCATCAAGGCGGTGGCGGAGCTGGAGCAAGCGCTGACGTTCAAGTTTTCGGCGCGTTATGAAAATGGGAAGTTGTCGGCGACGACGCCACAACTGGGGTCGGCTCGGAAAGTCAACGTGCAGGTGCTCGCGGGTGGTTCGCTGATCGCGACGTGCGGGCTGATTCCGCGCATCAATGCGTTCATTTACGACACGATCGGGTTGAATGCGGGGATTCGGGCGTCGATCATCGGGCGAGCATCGTACAAGACGACGTGCGACGGGGTTGCGACGTCGACGATGCCGAAGGGGGAGGTGAAGCTTGGTCTATTCGCGGGTGTTGGGCTGAAGGTTGGCGCGCGTGGGCAGGTGCCTGGGTCGAGCTACCTGGGGTCGTCGGGGACGCCGCTTGGAGCGACGTGGTATCCGCCGGAGCTGTATTCGAAGGAATGGCCGCTGCTCGAAAAGAAGTGGGATGTGTTGGGGCTCGGTTACTGCACGCCGACGTGCACGAATTTGGCCGTCGACGGGCTGGAAACGGACGCGGATTGCGGCGGCGGGCAATGCAGTGGCTGCGCGGAGGAGAAGGAGTGCAAGAAGAACAGCGATTGCGCGGTTGGATATTGCGCGGCCGGGAAATGCTCGAATACGGATCATTGCCAGAACGGGGTCGTCGACGGGGATGAAAGCGCGACGGATTGCGGTGGCGTGCTTTGTGGGAAGTGCACGCTGGGACGGGCGTGTTTGCAGCCGAGCGATTGCAAGAGCGGTTATTGCAGGGTGTCGCCGGGAAGCGGGTCGAGCCTTGGATTCTGCGTGGCCGATGCGTGTCAGGACAACACGAAGAACAACGGGGAATGCGGGGCGGATTGCGGCGGGAGCTGCAATGCGTGCGGGCTGGGGGCGTATTGCGACATCGACGCGGAATGCGCGAGCGGTGCGAGCAATGGGTATCGATGCGTGGACGAGTCGTGCAGGGACTTGAAGCTGACGCCGGGGGAATCGGACATCGATTGCGGTGCTGCGTGTTTCATTGGATGTGCGACGGGGCAGAAGTGCTTCCAGGACGCGGATTGCGCGGAAGGGAGCTGCGCGGTAGGGATTTGCAGGAAAGGGTGGTTTTCGAGCTGCGACGACCACAAGGCAGCCGATCCGGGTGCCGTGGATGGCGAATACACGATCTACGCGGGCGGTGATGCGCAAAAGCCGTGGAAGGCATATTGCGCGGATATGGCGGGCATGCCGAAGACGTATTTGACGCTGGTCAATACGACGAACGCGAACTTTTCGCAATACACGGCGGGAGGGGCTTCTCCGGGGACGAACGTGCGGACGAGCTTCACGAAGGTGCGGATCGACCCGGTGACGCTTCAAGTGGACGCGCACGACTTGACGTTCGCCACATCGACGGGGAACGTGACTCTTTCGAATAACCCCGTCACATCGATGCCTTACGCAACGGCGATGGACTGCATCGCTGAAGGGAGCAAGGCCGGCGTTGCAAACGTCAATTTGACGGGATTGCCGTTCGTCGTGGCACCCGATCAATTCAAAACCGGTGGTTACATACCGGCCGGCTCGATCACGTATGGCGGAGGCGGTCGCACGGTGGACCTCACGGGCGGCGGCCATTGCGGCTGGACTTCGACGGTCGGCTCGAACGCTCCCAATTCCGTTCCACCGCTGCAGCTCGTGTACGCGCCCTTCATTCCACCGACGTCGTTTCAGAACGTTGCGGTCTGGACGCCGAGCATGACCAATGCGGATGGGTGGTACGACAACGAGCGTCGTTATCGGTCGATTCAGTATGCGGACTTGAACGGCGACGGGCGCGACGACGTGTGCGGCGACTCGGAGGACGGGATTCGCTGTGCCGTGAGCGACGGCAATGGTAGCTTTGGCGATTTCGTGCACTGGACGAGCGGGTTCCAGTTGGGGTGGACGCCTGCTCAATATTCGTCGACGGTCCGGCTAGCGGACATCAATGGCGACGGGAGAGCCGACATTTGCGGGCGCGCGGGAAATGGGATCATCTGCGGCTTGTCGGGCGGGACGAGCTTCGGGGCGGTGACGGAGTGGACGAGCGCATTCGCTGATGACGGCGTCTGGCAGACGGATCCGAGGTATTACGGGACAATCCAGTTTCCCGACATCAATGGCGACGGCAAAGCGGACGTCTGCGGCCGGAGCGCGAACGGGATCCTGTGCGCGTTGTCGACGGGGACGACGTTCGAGCCGGCCTCCTTCTGGAACACGAGATTCAGCGACTCCGAGGAGTGGTCAACCGAGGTGCGTTGGTCGACGATTCGCTTTCCAGACGTGAATGGCGATGGCAAAGCGGATGTTTGCGGTCGCGATGCGAATGGGCTGGTTTGTGCATTGTCGGACGGGACGACGTTCGGCGGCCTGAGCGGGCTGAGCGCGTGGACGAGCGAATACAGCTCGGCCGGTGGCTGGGACGACCCGGATCATTACAAGACGATCCAATACGTGGACATCAATGGCGACGGGAAAGCCGACGTTTGCGGCCGCGGCACGGACCAGATCATCTGTGCCGTTTCCACGGGTACGGAATTCGGTCCATCTGCGGGCTGGACGAATGGTTATCACGACGGCGCCGGATGGAACAGCGATCCGGCGTATTGGGCAACGATTCGCTTTGCAGACGTCAATGGCGACGGGAAGGCGGACGTGTGCGGTCGTGGTGTCAATGGAATACGCTGCGCGGTGTCGAATGGGTCGGCGTTCACGGGTTTGGTAAATTGGGACATGGTGTACAGCGATGCGAGCAACTGGCATACGCACGCCTCGCATTGGTCGACGATTCGCTTCCCGGACCTGAATGGCGACGGCGCAGCAGACGTGTGCGGGCGTCACCAATCGGGCCTGATGTGCGGCCTGGCGCTGCCCTGA
- a CDS encoding SMI1/KNR4 family protein, whose amino-acid sequence MRIKVENPYGSTSLEQIALFEARWKVVLPDEYKRFLLKSNGGRPSPDVFDVPGYQFEGGVIDSFYGLHSGEYYQLERAYEVYLDRIPTDMVPMALDNFGNVVCIGWKGERRGKIYFWDHEDELDENGLSRQDYSNVFLVANSLEEFLGKLKELED is encoded by the coding sequence ATGCGCATTAAAGTCGAAAATCCCTACGGCTCCACATCACTCGAGCAAATTGCATTGTTCGAGGCGCGGTGGAAGGTCGTCTTGCCGGATGAGTACAAGCGCTTCTTGCTGAAATCCAACGGCGGCAGGCCAAGTCCTGACGTGTTCGACGTGCCCGGATACCAATTCGAGGGTGGCGTAATCGACTCTTTCTACGGGCTTCATAGCGGCGAGTACTATCAGCTCGAGAGGGCTTACGAAGTTTACTTGGATCGTATACCAACGGATATGGTCCCGATGGCTCTTGATAATTTTGGAAACGTCGTCTGTATCGGCTGGAAAGGCGAACGCCGCGGCAAGATATACTTTTGGGATCACGAGGACGAGCTCGACGAAAATGGCTTGTCCCGTCAGGACTACAGCAACGTGTTCCTCGTCGCGAACAGCTTGGAAGAGTTCTTGGGCAAGCTCAAAGAGCTCGAGGATTGA
- a CDS encoding HNH endonuclease: MGGFVSGVAVGVAPGGAMGSDVLIETRMLPQGTRDARIGKAVGEIVVGGGQLIVGIGGVVVGTGMSGTGGGAAPGALICLGSITLVANGGATFCHGAEQLTLELLFKRDDTPATVIPIAPPPPPKPVAKPPPAPKPKPLPIAKPAPTPTPTKTTTTTRVKGAREPTTTTTTSPSGTRTTTRPRQPTPNPGNARRPHQPDPDKWTKKGGTIKENADGTRTFTRKDGVAVTYDKHGYPDFSAYRHPTVKDVRIQFTGSRPKDDRLANAAAGLRDKPAGYTWHHHQDGKTMQLIKTDVHGDFYHTGGMATPR; this comes from the coding sequence GTGGGCGGCTTCGTTTCGGGCGTAGCGGTTGGCGTGGCACCAGGCGGTGCCATGGGCTCGGATGTGCTCATTGAAACGCGCATGTTGCCGCAAGGCACGCGTGACGCTCGCATTGGCAAAGCGGTGGGCGAAATCGTGGTGGGCGGCGGCCAACTCATCGTGGGCATCGGTGGTGTCGTGGTCGGCACCGGGATGAGCGGTACCGGTGGAGGCGCTGCACCTGGCGCGCTTATTTGTTTGGGCAGCATTACGCTCGTGGCCAACGGTGGCGCCACGTTTTGCCATGGCGCCGAGCAGCTCACACTGGAATTGCTTTTCAAGCGCGACGACACGCCGGCGACGGTGATACCCATCGCGCCGCCGCCTCCGCCGAAACCGGTCGCAAAACCGCCGCCTGCACCGAAGCCAAAACCGTTACCGATTGCCAAACCGGCGCCGACGCCGACGCCGACCAAGACCACGACGACCACGCGGGTCAAGGGGGCGCGCGAACCAACGACGACGACCACGACGAGCCCGTCAGGCACGCGGACGACGACGCGACCGCGGCAACCTACGCCAAACCCCGGGAACGCGCGGAGGCCGCACCAGCCGGATCCGGACAAGTGGACAAAGAAGGGCGGTACGATTAAAGAGAATGCGGATGGAACAAGGACGTTCACGCGAAAAGATGGGGTGGCAGTCACCTACGACAAGCATGGGTATCCGGATTTTTCTGCGTATCGGCATCCCACGGTGAAGGATGTGCGGATTCAGTTTACGGGGAGCCGCCCAAAGGATGACAGGTTGGCGAATGCGGCGGCGGGGCTTCGCGACAAGCCAGCAGGATATACGTGGCATCACCATCAGGACGGCAAAACCATGCAACTCATCAAGACGGATGTTCACGGCGACTTCTACCATACCGGTGGTATGGCGACCCCGCGATAA
- a CDS encoding DUF4276 family protein: MRVGFVVECHRGGADHKVIEHVVARLDASVDLRWVFAGNKGELFRECGGLVRGLYENEKCARVFVVWDLMPCDKDMQDKGKPSCEKERAHVLSKIDKTHHARTVLICIRHELEAWLLCDGQALTTFLENKNHPTPVIRDDKKSEQHKNPKVVLRQIFEKQGREYRDTDHAPKVIALVKNLAKLERVQSFKRLCEKLVAVR; this comes from the coding sequence ATGAGGGTCGGGTTCGTCGTGGAATGCCATCGCGGTGGCGCCGATCACAAGGTGATCGAGCATGTCGTGGCACGCCTGGATGCGTCCGTGGACTTGCGCTGGGTATTCGCGGGAAACAAGGGGGAGCTTTTTCGAGAATGCGGTGGACTTGTCCGGGGACTCTACGAGAATGAAAAATGCGCTCGCGTGTTCGTCGTGTGGGACTTGATGCCGTGCGACAAGGACATGCAGGACAAGGGCAAACCATCGTGCGAAAAAGAGCGGGCGCATGTTTTGTCGAAAATCGATAAGACGCATCACGCGCGCACGGTGCTCATTTGCATTCGGCACGAATTGGAGGCGTGGCTGCTTTGTGATGGGCAGGCGCTGACGACGTTTCTCGAAAACAAGAATCATCCGACGCCGGTGATTCGAGATGACAAGAAGTCTGAGCAGCACAAGAATCCGAAAGTGGTATTGCGACAGATCTTCGAGAAACAAGGTCGCGAATACCGTGATACGGACCACGCGCCGAAGGTGATTGCCCTCGTGAAGAACTTGGCGAAATTGGAGCGGGTGCAGAGCTTCAAGCGGCTTTGCGAGAAGCTCGTGGCTGTCAGGTGA
- a CDS encoding AAA family ATPase: protein MTVRWVVRVSKDRKPPITSLRIKSFKAIQDTGVLKPRALTAFIGDNGTGKSSVLEALRFLRTLSIGTLDEALAPFGGYEHVHWNAGKRRGHAKPGEGIEFNEFYPLDITLHGHVGKARASAHVRVSGQNQNVAVFEHESLKVGSDVYERDRTWRPEQSILRNTVWCDDWQFLDLVPDRMGKPTRRTQSGATVRLSPDGSNLGEYLLDLRSQRERGVAAFNGLVETLQVILPYARDLVPVMSETFERQVGLEMREASFTVPGWMLSTGTLRLVALLAVLRHPRPPSLLCVEEIENGLDPRTIHIVVDELLRAAEHGRTQILITTHSPYLLDLLPLESLVLVARDDGGPPRFDRPGDHEEMQQWARQFAPGKLYTMGTMHQKRGKR from the coding sequence ATGACAGTGAGATGGGTCGTACGCGTAAGCAAGGACCGAAAACCACCAATTACATCCTTGCGCATCAAGTCCTTCAAAGCCATTCAAGACACGGGCGTGTTGAAGCCACGCGCGCTGACGGCATTCATCGGGGACAACGGGACGGGGAAAAGCAGCGTGCTCGAAGCCTTGCGCTTTTTGCGCACCTTGAGCATCGGCACGCTCGACGAAGCGCTTGCCCCGTTCGGTGGCTACGAGCACGTGCATTGGAATGCGGGCAAGCGGCGGGGGCACGCGAAACCGGGCGAAGGAATCGAATTCAACGAATTTTACCCCTTGGATATCACGCTGCACGGCCACGTCGGGAAGGCCCGCGCCAGCGCGCATGTGCGGGTGAGCGGGCAAAACCAAAATGTTGCCGTGTTCGAGCATGAATCGCTGAAGGTCGGTAGCGATGTCTACGAACGCGATCGCACCTGGCGCCCGGAACAATCGATCTTGCGAAATACGGTATGGTGTGACGATTGGCAGTTTCTGGACCTGGTGCCCGATCGGATGGGCAAGCCGACGCGGCGAACGCAATCGGGAGCGACGGTGCGTCTTTCGCCCGATGGGAGCAACTTGGGGGAATACTTGCTAGATCTGCGCAGTCAACGTGAACGAGGCGTAGCCGCATTCAATGGGCTGGTCGAAACGTTGCAGGTGATCCTGCCTTATGCGCGGGATCTGGTGCCGGTCATGAGTGAAACGTTCGAGCGGCAAGTGGGCCTGGAAATGCGTGAGGCAAGTTTTACCGTGCCCGGTTGGATGTTGTCGACGGGTACGTTGCGGCTGGTGGCGCTCTTGGCGGTGCTGCGACATCCGCGGCCGCCGTCGCTCTTATGCGTCGAAGAAATTGAAAACGGACTCGATCCGCGGACCATTCACATCGTCGTGGACGAGCTCTTGCGCGCTGCGGAACACGGACGTACGCAAATCTTGATCACGACGCATTCGCCGTATTTGCTGGACCTGTTGCCGTTGGAGTCGCTGGTTTTGGTGGCGCGTGACGATGGTGGGCCGCCGCGATTCGATCGGCCCGGAGATCACGAAGAAATGCAGCAGTGGGCGCGGCAGTTTGCCCCCGGGAAGCTTTACACGATGGGCACGATGCACCAGAAGCGAGGCAAGCGATGA
- a CDS encoding sigma 54-interacting transcriptional regulator — protein sequence MMRSSVSFGTTQEPAREVPKTSSFARPFLFVVLHCDRPTLGGARYCLADTDVVEIGRGPERAATRVLDGDVRRLDVRLPDVSISKAQARLVRNGDGWSFEDTGSRNGSFVNDRRVHKVPLVDGDFIELGNVILRYRAALSSSPVSAADKELQSPDAGGLSTLHPSLADHFDALTRVARAPIPVVLLGESGTGKEVLAAEIHALSGRTGPLVAVNCGALPASLLEGQLFGHTKGAFTGAIRDEQGYLRRANGGTLFLDEVGDFPLHAQATLLRVLELGEVVPVGGASPVMVDLRIVAATNKPLDKMAIRGEFRVDLLARLSGHRHTLTPLRQRIEDMGLLIGALLQRSKVPGAGELSFTVDAGKWLLSQRWALNIRELSQLLGVAAALADEPLIERAHLIERSLEPDVSAEEAPPPDDVRFRLVELLEKHKGNVSHVARDMGKSRVQIHRWIRKLSIDVDAYRG from the coding sequence ATGATGCGCAGTTCAGTCTCGTTCGGCACGACCCAGGAGCCCGCGCGCGAGGTCCCGAAAACGTCATCATTCGCGCGTCCTTTCCTCTTCGTCGTCCTCCATTGCGACCGACCGACGCTCGGCGGCGCTCGGTATTGCCTTGCGGACACCGACGTCGTCGAAATCGGCCGCGGGCCCGAGCGTGCTGCCACCCGCGTGCTCGACGGTGACGTGCGGCGCCTCGATGTGCGTTTGCCCGACGTCAGCATCTCCAAGGCCCAGGCTCGTCTCGTTCGAAACGGTGATGGCTGGAGCTTCGAGGATACCGGGTCGCGCAACGGTTCGTTCGTCAACGATCGGCGCGTCCACAAGGTGCCCCTCGTGGATGGCGACTTCATCGAGCTTGGCAACGTCATTTTGCGTTACCGAGCGGCTTTGTCGTCGTCGCCCGTCTCTGCTGCCGATAAGGAACTCCAAAGCCCGGATGCGGGCGGTCTTTCCACGCTTCATCCATCGCTTGCCGACCATTTCGACGCCTTGACGCGGGTTGCGCGGGCGCCCATCCCCGTCGTGCTTCTTGGCGAATCCGGCACGGGCAAGGAGGTCCTTGCGGCGGAGATTCACGCGCTTTCGGGCCGCACCGGGCCGCTCGTCGCGGTCAATTGTGGAGCTTTGCCCGCGTCGCTCCTCGAAGGCCAGCTTTTTGGGCATACCAAGGGAGCATTTACGGGGGCCATTCGGGATGAACAAGGTTACTTGCGCAGGGCGAACGGTGGCACGCTGTTCCTCGACGAAGTGGGTGACTTTCCGCTCCATGCGCAGGCCACGCTTTTGCGCGTGCTGGAGCTCGGCGAGGTCGTCCCTGTGGGTGGAGCGAGCCCTGTCATGGTGGATTTGCGTATCGTTGCGGCCACGAACAAGCCGCTCGACAAGATGGCCATTCGAGGCGAATTCCGAGTCGACTTATTGGCGCGGCTTTCTGGGCATCGGCACACGTTGACGCCGCTTCGTCAGCGCATCGAGGACATGGGGTTATTGATTGGCGCATTATTGCAGCGCTCGAAGGTTCCAGGCGCCGGCGAGCTCAGCTTCACCGTGGATGCGGGTAAATGGTTATTGTCGCAGCGGTGGGCGCTCAACATTCGAGAATTATCGCAGCTCCTTGGCGTTGCGGCGGCATTGGCGGACGAGCCGCTTATCGAGCGTGCGCATCTCATCGAGCGGAGCCTCGAGCCCGACGTTTCGGCCGAGGAGGCGCCGCCGCCGGACGACGTGCGCTTTCGGCTCGTGGAGCTTTTGGAGAAGCACAAGGGCAACGTGAGCCACGTGGCACGCGACATGGGCAAATCACGCGTGCAGATACATCGGTGGATAAGGAAGTTGTCGATCGACGTCGACGCGTATCGGGGGTAG